The following coding sequences are from one Lolium rigidum isolate FL_2022 chromosome 6, APGP_CSIRO_Lrig_0.1, whole genome shotgun sequence window:
- the LOC124666930 gene encoding LEAF RUST 10 DISEASE-RESISTANCE LOCUS RECEPTOR-LIKE PROTEIN KINASE-like 1.2, translating to MPMLWLLLLQLASVLRSASGSGNTSCTEESCGDLTIRFPFSLAGAQPLYCGYPVFDLTCDAGRGQAYLSRTFRERLFHVADISYASNTMVAAIAGNGGCPVPDFNVSGSLALFPFTISAANNRLVFFYDCQVPPEFRLPLLPRLCGNRTVGAYISGSWGEGDTLPRGIPANCSSVSVPVRGGMEPVNLLYYELLMADGFLLDLPPQLGDCDGCRRVSGECRLNRLLSFMCVCPDGKLCPSFAQSNSTTHPDRGNFKLKIIGTGIATALLSLVVLSIVCMVHNVRRKRKRSTSLDGLTIDGGSPLASPKKEFTLAGSLLTHIFTYEELDKATDGFSNTRVLGSGGFGTVYKGILRDGSVVAVKRLYKNSYKSVEQFENEVDILSRLRHPNLVAFYGCNSSSQGSCCRDLLLAYEFVPNGTLADHLHCGGEAPLLAWPTRLNIAVEVAGALAYLHARQVLHRDVKTSNILLDEEFHVKLADFGLSRLFAADATHVSTAPQGTPGYVDPAYHHRYQLTDKSDVYSFGVVLVELISSKPAVDMTRAGADVNLASMAVRMIQCCEIDRLVDPRLGYGSASETMKTVDLVAEVAFRCLQPEQDVRPCISEVLDVLREAHQRMMEKEGCANRDDIVLLKKSRDASPDSVMHQWISPATTFNHST from the exons ATGCCCATGCTTTGGCTGCTTCTCCTCCAGCTCGCCTCCGTTCTGCGCTCAGCCAGCGGCAGCGGCAACACGAGCTGCACGGAGGAGTCATGCGGCGACCTGACCATCAGGTTCCCCTTCTCCCTCGCCGGCGCGCAGCCGCTCTACTGCGGTTACCCGGTCTTCGACCTCACCTGCGACGCCGGTCGTGGCCAGGCGTACCTGAGCAGGACGTTCAGGGAGCGCCTCTTCCACGTCGCCGACATATCCTACGCAAGCAACACCATggtggccgccatcgccggcAACGGCGGCTGCCCCGTCCCCGACTTCAACGTGTCAGGCAGCCTCGCCCTCTTCCCGTTCACGATCAGCGCGGCCAACAATCGCCTCGTGTTCTTCTACGACTGCCAGGTGCCGCCCGAGTTCCGGCTGCCGCTGCTGCCGCGGCTGTGTGGCAACCGCACGGTAGGAGCTTACATTTCCGGTTCTTGGGGCGAAGGGGACACGCTGCCGCGGGGTATCCCGGCGAACTGCAGCTCGGTGAGCGTTCCAGTGCGTGGCGGAATGGAGCCGGTTAATCTGCTGTACTATGAGCTGCTGATGGCCGACGGGTTCCTCCTGGACCTGCCGCCGCAGCTAGGAGACTGCGATGGCTGCAGACGGGTGAGCGGGGAGTGCAGGTTGAATCGACTACTCTCCTTCATGTGCGTCTGCCCCGACGGGAAGCTCTGCCCCAGTTTTGCCCAATCCAACTCAACTACTCATCCAG ATAGAGGAAATTTTAAGCTCAAGATCATTGGGACAG GAATCGCAACGGCTCTGCTTAGTCTCGTTGTACTGAGCATTGTCTGCATGGTCCACAATGTCCGAAGGAAGAGAAAGCGATCTACTTCACTTGATGGTCTCACCATCGATGGAGGCTCGCCGCTAGCATCACCCAAGAAGGAGTTCACCCTCGCAGGTTCACTGCTTACCCATAtcttcacctacgaggagcttgaCAAGGCCACTGACGGCTTTAGCAACACACGTGTGCTTGGGTCCGGTGGTTTTGGGACAGTCTACAAAG GGATTCTCCGGGACGGCAGCGTGGTGGCGGTAAAGCGCCTGTACAAGAACAGTTACAAGAGTGTGGAGCAGTTCGAAAACGAGGTGGATATCCTCTCGCGGCTGCGCCACCCCAACCTGGTCGCGTTCTATGGCTGCAACTCCTCCTCCCAGGGCAGCTGCTGCCGCGACCTCCTCCTCGCCTATGAGTTCGTCCCTAATGGCACCCTCGCTGACCATCTCCACTGCGGCGGTGAGGCGCCCCTCCTCGCATGGCCAACCCGCCTCAATATCGCCGTCGAGGTGGCTGGTGCGCTGGCCTATCTTCATGCGCGCCAGGTCCTGCACCGTGATGTCAAGACCAGCAACATCCTCCTCGACGAAGAGTTCCATGTGAAGCTGGCTGACTTCGGGCTGTCCCGGCTGTTCGCTGCCGATGCCACCCACGTCTCGACGGCGCCGCAGGGCACGCCGGGATACGTCGACCCAGCGTACCACCACAGGTACCAGCTCACCGACAAGAGCGACGTGTACAGTTTCGGCGTGGTGCTCGTGGAACTCATCTCCTCCAAGCCGGCGGTGGACATGACCAGGGCCGGCGCCGACGTGAACCTGGCCAGCATGGCCGTGCGCATGATACAGTGCTGCGAGATAGACCGGCTGGTGGACCCACGGCTCGGGTACGGGTCGGCGAGCGAGACGATGAAGACGGTGGACCTCGTGGCCGAGGTAGCATTCCGGTGCCTGCAGCCGGAGCAGGACGTGCGGCCGTGCATCAGTGAGGTGTTGGACGTGCTCAGAGAGGCGCACCAGAGGATGATGGAGAAGGAAGGCTGCGCCAATAGGGATGACATAGTGTTGCTGAAGAAGAGCAGGGACGCCTCGCCTGACTCCGTCATGCACCAGTGGATCAGTCCAGCCACGACCTTTAATCACAGCACCTGA